The genomic segment TGCAATTCAATCAGCCAGCCGTCATGAATAAAGCGGTGCTGGAGCTAGGCGGACTTGTGATTTCACCCGATCAGCATAAAATCACCTTATACGGCGAGGACGTCGAATTAACGCCGAAGGAGTTCGACATTCTTTATTTGCTGGCGAGCCACCCGAAGCAGGTGTTTAGCGCGGAAAGTATTTTTAAACAGGTATGGGGCGAAGCCTACTATGAGAGCGGCAATACGGTGATGGTCCATATCCGTACACTGCGCAAAAAACTGGGAGAAGATACGACCAAGCGCAAATTCATCAAGACGATCTGGGGCGTGGGGTACACGTTCAATGATTAAAAGCAGACGAAGCTTTCGGACCACGATGATTATGCTGCTGGGCTTAAGCATGCTATTGTCCGGTGCGATTACGTATGGCATTTATAAAATGCTGCAGCTCTACTACGCCGACGTTCGCGAAGGCGATCGATTGGCTCTGTACCGGAGAATGATGAGGGAGGTTGGGGACATTTATGTGTTCCTCATTCTTTTTATCCCGCTGGCTATTGTGTTTTTCTTCTGGTTTACGAAGCGCTATGGGACGTATTTCAATGAAATTTCCAAGGGCATCCGCCATTTGGCTAATGGGGAATTTGACAATCGGGTACATATTTCCTCAAACGATGAGTTTAACAGCATTGCAGAGGATTTGAATTTGGCCAGCGAAAAGCTGCAAGCGGCGGTCGAAAAAGGGGATTTTGCCGAAAACAGCAAGGATCAGTTGGTTGTGAATTTGGCCCATGATCTGCGAACGCCGCTTACCTCGATATTGGGGTATTTGGATTTGATCGTGAAGGATAATCAGCTAACCGATGAGCAGATCAAGCATTACACTACGATTGCCTTCAACAAGTCGCAGCGCCTGGAGAAGCTGATTGATGGACTATTCGATATTACCCGCATGAACTACGGCAAGCTGCCGGTTCAGAAAGAGCATATTGATCTCAGCGAGCTGCTCAGGCAGCTGAACGAGGAGCTATATCCTGTTTTTGAGAAAAACCGTTTAATTTCCCGTATTGATGTCGCGCCCGAGCTTTATATTTATGGTGACGGGGAGCTGCTGGCCCGTGTATTCGAGAACTTGCTGACGAATGCGGCCAGGCATGGCAAAGAAGGCTTGTATGTAGATATAAATGGGCATATCGATACCGGGCACGTGGTCATTCAAGTTGTTAACTATGGAGGGGAGATTCCGCCAGAGGATTTGCCGCATATTTTCGAAATGTATTATACCGGAGACCGCTCACGGGCGCATCAAGAGGGCGGCACAGGCTTAGGCCTGTTCATTGCCAGAAATATAGTAGAGCAGCATGAGGGAACGCTTAAGGCCGAGAGCAATGTGGTGCGGACGGTATTTGAAGTGCGATTGCCTGTGCGCTCATAATTTAAGAAAAACTTTAAATTTGCCCCACTTTTTTTTAACTAGTTTTCTCTATCCTAGAAGTATAAGGCAAGAGGAGGACGCGTTAATGACGAGGTGGGGCATTTTTATATGCTTGGTTCTGCTGGGCTATGCAGCGACGGACAGAGAGCTTTATAAATAGAACGGCGAGATGGTGACGGTGAAGGAGGATGCCATTTGGAACAGACGGCAAATAAGACAAATAAGTGGGAACTTTTTATAGGAGCGGCGTTTATCGTATATCTGTTTTTATTATTTAAAATCATTTTGCTCAAATGGAACCTCATTAGTCTCGATGCTTTATGGCATCATTTCAAAACGTTTCTGCACCACCCGTATCTCATTTACGAGCGCCAAGCGAACTTCAAGCTATTCGATGAGATTTCAAGAGATATAGAAGATATAAATGGATTATCAATTTCAGGCTCTATTATATTTACGAATCTAATTGGCAATACGCTGGCCTTTATACCGCTTGGTATTTTTATGGCGGAGCTCCTCCCATCTAAAAGGGCATTATGGATAAAAGTAGTACTGCTTTCCTTTCTGCTAAGCTTATTTTTCGAATCCACTCAATTTTTTCTAGGCATCGGCATCTTTGATGTGGACGACTTGCTGTTAAACACGGTTGGCGGCATGATGGGGTACATTGCTTGGAAAATAGTCACGGTTGGCGTGAAAGTGCTCCAGCCCACAACGGCGAGAGGAATAAAGAGAACTTCTCATACATGAGTTTGAAGGCCGGGAACCTAGTGTGGGTTACCGGCCTTCTTCGTGTCTAATTTAGATTAAATAAGGACTGTGATTCTACGAGCTGTCTGCAATTGATTTAAACGGTGCCATAAGCAAAAGCTGCTTGGCAAGGTAGGCAGGCGTATAGGGCATATCGTTGCGCAGCCATATAACGATCGTGCCAAGAAAGGCAGAGGAGCCATACCAGGCTGCAATATCATTCGGAATTTGGGGCGTGATGGTTTTGGATGAGGCATTATGATTGCCAATTTTACTTTTAATAAAATCCATCATAAGAACAGAAAGGCGCTCCGTAAATATGGGCAGACGCCTGGAGCCAAGCATGATTTTGTAAGACGCTGAATGATCGGCAAAATGCTGAATAAGCTTGACCAGCTCAGGCCATTCATCCTTAGCCGAGCTGGAATGATCGGCCACATCTTCTAGCAGATTTCGAATGTGCGTGGTCATGTTATCCGCCATCTGATTCAACATATCCGGGATATCCCGGTAATGAAGATAGAAGGTAACCCGATTGATGGTTGCCCGCTCAGCGAGTCGATTCACTGTGATTTTCTCTAAATCATACTCCTGAATCAACTGGAGAAAGGCTTCCCGAATCAGCTGGCGTGTGCGTATAACGCGCGGATCCATTTTTGAAGATTTTGTTGTCATACGAATACCGGTCCTTTCTACTTTCAGAATAATCGTCTATACGACAGTTTGGAATGAATTTGTAGATTATTACGAAGTAAAACTACATATCGTACATATTTGTAAACTATTAAACAGTATTGAAAAAGGTGTTGCTTGTAATCATAAAACGAGACGCCTATAATCTTTTACATTAAGTAAATTATACTACAGACTGTCAATTAGTTGAAGTCGAAAGGATTGAGTAAGATTAGTACAAACACTGTTTTTGACAGCAGCTCAATTAAGAAGGGTCCCTTGTTGTTTGTTTTAATCGTAGGGGCATTTGTCGCGGTATTGAATCAGACGATTATGAGTGTCGCGCTTCCCCATCTAATGGTCGAATTTTCGATTGAGGCTGCGGTAGCTCAATGGCTCACCACCGGGTATATGCTCGTAAATGGCGTTCTCATTCCGATTACAGCCTATCTCATGCAGCGTTTTACGACACGCGAGCTGTTTCAATCGGCCATGGTTATTTTTCTCGGCGGAACCATACTGGCGGCGATGGCGAATTCATTTGAAATTTTGCTCGCTGGGCGTTTGATCCAAGCGGCTGGCGCCG from the Paenibacillus sp. BIHB 4019 genome contains:
- a CDS encoding HAMP domain-containing sensor histidine kinase encodes the protein MIKSRRSFRTTMIMLLGLSMLLSGAITYGIYKMLQLYYADVREGDRLALYRRMMREVGDIYVFLILFIPLAIVFFFWFTKRYGTYFNEISKGIRHLANGEFDNRVHISSNDEFNSIAEDLNLASEKLQAAVEKGDFAENSKDQLVVNLAHDLRTPLTSILGYLDLIVKDNQLTDEQIKHYTTIAFNKSQRLEKLIDGLFDITRMNYGKLPVQKEHIDLSELLRQLNEELYPVFEKNRLISRIDVAPELYIYGDGELLARVFENLLTNAARHGKEGLYVDINGHIDTGHVVIQVVNYGGEIPPEDLPHIFEMYYTGDRSRAHQEGGTGLGLFIARNIVEQHEGTLKAESNVVRTVFEVRLPVRS
- a CDS encoding VanZ family protein, yielding MEQTANKTNKWELFIGAAFIVYLFLLFKIILLKWNLISLDALWHHFKTFLHHPYLIYERQANFKLFDEISRDIEDINGLSISGSIIFTNLIGNTLAFIPLGIFMAELLPSKRALWIKVVLLSFLLSLFFESTQFFLGIGIFDVDDLLLNTVGGMMGYIAWKIVTVGVKVLQPTTARGIKRTSHT
- a CDS encoding TetR/AcrR family transcriptional regulator, which translates into the protein MTTKSSKMDPRVIRTRQLIREAFLQLIQEYDLEKITVNRLAERATINRVTFYLHYRDIPDMLNQMADNMTTHIRNLLEDVADHSSSAKDEWPELVKLIQHFADHSASYKIMLGSRRLPIFTERLSVLMMDFIKSKIGNHNASSKTITPQIPNDIAAWYGSSAFLGTIVIWLRNDMPYTPAYLAKQLLLMAPFKSIADSS